The Mycolicibacterium smegmatis genome has a window encoding:
- the fadD32 gene encoding long-chain-fatty-acid--AMP ligase FadD32: MPFHNPFIKDGQIKFPDGSSIVAHVERWAKVRGDKLAYRFLDFSTERDGVPRDLTWAQFSARNRAVAARLQQVTQPGDRVAILCPQNLDYLVAFFGALYAGRIAVPLFDPSEPGHVGRLHAVLDNCHPSAILTTTDAAEGVRKFFRTRPANQRPRVIAVDAVPDDVAATWVNPEEPDETTIAYLQYTSGSTRIPTGVQITHLNLATNVVQVIEALEGEEGDRGISWLPFFHDMGLITALLAPMIGHYFTFMTPAAFVRRPERWIRELARKESDTGGTISVAPNFAFDHAAARGVPKPGSPPLDLSNVKAVLNGSEPISAATVRRFNEAFGPFGFPPKAIKPSYGLAEATLFVSTTPSSEEPKIITVDRDQLNAGRIVEVDADSPKAVAQASAGKVGIAEWAVIVDAESATELPDGQVGEIWISGQNMGTGYWGKPEESIATFQNILKSRTNPSHAEGAADDATWVRTGDYGAFYDGDLYITGRVKDLVIIDGRNHYPQDLEYSAQEASKAIRTGYVAAFSVPANQLPDEVFENAHSGIKRDPDDTSEQLVIVAERAPGAHKLDIGPITDDIRAAIAVRHGVTVRDVLLTAAGAIPRTSSGKIGRRACRAAYLDGSLRAGKVANDFPDATD; this comes from the coding sequence ATGCCGTTCCACAATCCGTTCATCAAGGACGGACAAATCAAGTTCCCTGACGGCAGCAGCATCGTCGCGCACGTGGAGCGCTGGGCCAAGGTGCGCGGCGACAAACTCGCCTACCGGTTCCTCGACTTCTCCACGGAACGTGACGGTGTGCCCCGCGACCTGACCTGGGCGCAGTTCAGTGCCCGCAACCGCGCGGTCGCGGCCCGTCTGCAGCAGGTCACCCAGCCCGGCGACCGCGTGGCCATCCTGTGTCCCCAGAACCTCGATTACCTGGTCGCGTTCTTCGGAGCGCTGTATGCGGGCCGCATCGCGGTTCCGCTGTTCGATCCGTCCGAGCCCGGCCACGTGGGCCGTCTGCACGCGGTGCTCGACAACTGCCATCCATCGGCGATCCTGACCACCACCGATGCCGCCGAGGGTGTGCGCAAGTTCTTCCGCACCCGTCCGGCCAACCAGCGTCCCCGCGTGATCGCGGTCGACGCGGTGCCCGACGACGTCGCTGCCACGTGGGTCAACCCGGAAGAGCCCGACGAGACCACCATCGCGTATCTGCAGTACACCTCGGGCTCCACCCGGATCCCGACCGGTGTCCAGATCACCCATCTCAACCTGGCGACCAACGTGGTGCAGGTCATCGAGGCGCTCGAAGGCGAGGAAGGTGACCGCGGGATCTCGTGGCTGCCGTTCTTCCACGACATGGGTCTCATCACCGCGCTGCTCGCACCGATGATCGGCCACTACTTCACCTTCATGACCCCGGCCGCGTTCGTCCGGCGCCCCGAGCGCTGGATCCGCGAACTCGCGCGCAAGGAGAGCGACACCGGCGGCACCATCTCGGTGGCGCCGAACTTCGCGTTCGACCACGCCGCGGCGCGCGGTGTGCCGAAGCCGGGATCGCCCCCGCTGGACCTGTCCAACGTCAAGGCCGTCCTCAACGGCAGCGAGCCGATCTCGGCTGCCACGGTGCGCCGCTTCAACGAGGCGTTCGGCCCGTTCGGCTTCCCGCCCAAGGCCATCAAGCCGTCCTACGGCCTCGCCGAGGCCACGCTGTTCGTGTCCACCACGCCCAGCTCGGAAGAGCCGAAGATCATCACGGTCGACCGTGACCAGCTGAACGCGGGCCGCATCGTCGAGGTCGACGCCGATTCGCCCAAGGCCGTCGCGCAGGCGTCCGCTGGCAAGGTCGGGATCGCCGAGTGGGCCGTGATCGTCGACGCCGAGTCGGCCACCGAGCTGCCCGACGGCCAGGTCGGCGAGATCTGGATCAGCGGCCAGAACATGGGCACCGGCTACTGGGGCAAGCCCGAGGAGTCGATCGCGACGTTCCAGAACATCCTCAAGTCGCGCACCAACCCGTCGCACGCCGAGGGTGCCGCAGACGACGCGACCTGGGTGCGCACGGGTGACTACGGCGCGTTCTACGACGGCGACCTCTACATCACGGGCCGCGTCAAGGACCTCGTCATCATCGACGGCCGCAACCACTACCCGCAGGACCTCGAGTACTCGGCGCAGGAGGCCAGCAAGGCCATCCGCACCGGTTACGTCGCGGCGTTCTCGGTGCCGGCCAACCAGCTGCCCGACGAGGTGTTCGAGAACGCGCACTCGGGTATCAAGCGCGATCCCGACGACACCTCCGAACAGCTGGTGATCGTGGCCGAGCGCGCGCCCGGTGCGCACAAGCTCGACATCGGCCCCATCACCGACGACATCCGCGCCGCGATCGCGGTCCGCCACGGCGTCACGGTGCGCGACGTGCTGCTGACCGCGGCCGGTGCGATCCCGCGCACCTCCAGCGGCAAGATCGGGCGCCGTGCCTGCCGTGCCGCCTACCTGGACGGCTCGCTGCGCGCCGGCAAGGTGGCCAACGACTTCCCGGATGCCACCGACTGA
- a CDS encoding acyl-CoA carboxylase subunit beta, which yields MTNKTTAELLAELREKLELAKEPGGEKAVAKREKKGIPSARARINALLDPGSFIEIGALAKTPGDPNALYGDGVVTGRGTIDGRPVGVFSHDQTVFQGSVGEMFGRKVARLMEWVAMVGCPIIGINDSAGARIQDAVTSLAWYAELGRRHEMLRGLVPEISLIFGKCAGGAVYSPIQTDLLVAVRDQGYMFITGPDVIKDVTGEDVTFDELGGADEQAKRGNIHKVVNSETEAYQYVRDYLSFLPSNHFDNPPIVNPGMEPEITPHDLELDSIVPDADNMAYDMHEILLRIFDDGDVFEIAEQRGPAMITAFARVDGHPVGVIANQPMVLSGAIDNEASDKAASFIRFCDSYNLPLVFVVDTPGAMPGVAEEKGGIIKRGGRFFNAIVEADVPKVTVIIRKAYGGGYAVMGSKQLSADLNFAWPTARIAVIGAEGAAQLLVKRFPDPNAPEVQKIRDDFIEGYNLNMATPWIAAERGYIDAVIQPHETRLLLRKSLRLLRDKQNGPKVQRKHGLLPL from the coding sequence GTGACGAACAAGACCACCGCTGAACTCCTGGCAGAGCTGCGCGAGAAGCTGGAACTGGCCAAGGAGCCCGGCGGTGAGAAGGCCGTCGCCAAGCGCGAGAAGAAGGGCATCCCGAGTGCCCGGGCCCGCATCAACGCGCTGCTCGACCCGGGCAGCTTCATCGAGATCGGCGCGCTGGCCAAGACTCCCGGCGATCCGAACGCGCTGTACGGCGACGGTGTGGTGACCGGTCGCGGAACCATCGACGGCCGGCCGGTCGGCGTGTTCAGCCACGACCAGACGGTGTTCCAGGGCTCGGTCGGTGAGATGTTCGGCCGCAAGGTGGCCCGGCTCATGGAGTGGGTCGCGATGGTCGGCTGCCCGATCATCGGCATCAACGACTCGGCAGGCGCCCGCATCCAGGACGCCGTGACCTCGCTGGCGTGGTACGCCGAGCTGGGCCGCCGCCACGAGATGCTGCGCGGCCTGGTGCCCGAGATCTCGCTGATCTTCGGCAAGTGCGCGGGCGGAGCGGTGTACTCGCCGATCCAGACCGACCTGCTGGTGGCCGTGCGCGATCAGGGCTACATGTTCATCACCGGCCCCGACGTCATCAAGGACGTCACGGGCGAGGACGTCACGTTCGACGAACTCGGTGGCGCCGACGAGCAGGCCAAGCGCGGCAACATCCACAAGGTGGTCAACTCGGAGACCGAGGCCTACCAGTACGTGCGCGACTACCTGAGCTTCCTGCCGTCGAACCACTTCGACAACCCGCCGATCGTCAATCCCGGTATGGAGCCGGAGATCACGCCGCACGACCTCGAGCTCGACTCGATCGTGCCGGACGCCGACAACATGGCGTACGACATGCACGAGATCCTGCTGCGCATCTTCGACGACGGCGACGTGTTCGAGATCGCCGAGCAGCGTGGTCCGGCCATGATCACCGCGTTCGCACGTGTCGACGGCCATCCGGTCGGGGTGATCGCGAACCAACCGATGGTGTTGTCGGGCGCGATCGACAACGAGGCGTCGGACAAGGCCGCGAGCTTCATCCGGTTCTGCGATTCCTACAACCTGCCTTTGGTTTTCGTCGTCGACACCCCCGGCGCCATGCCGGGTGTCGCCGAGGAGAAGGGCGGCATCATCAAGCGCGGCGGGCGGTTCTTCAACGCCATCGTCGAGGCCGATGTGCCCAAGGTGACCGTCATCATCCGCAAGGCCTACGGCGGCGGGTACGCGGTCATGGGCTCCAAGCAGCTCTCGGCCGACCTGAACTTCGCCTGGCCCACCGCGCGCATCGCGGTGATCGGCGCCGAGGGCGCCGCGCAGCTGCTGGTGAAGCGGTTCCCGGATCCCAATGCGCCTGAGGTGCAGAAGATCCGCGACGACTTCATCGAGGGTTACAACCTCAACATGGCAACACCGTGGATCGCGGCCGAGCGCGGCTACATCGACGCGGTCATCCAGCCGCACGAGACCCGGCTGCTGCTGCGCAAGTCGCTGAGGCTGCTGCGCGACAAGCAGAACGGCCCCAAGGTGCAGCGCAAGCACGGTCTGCTGCCGCTGTAG
- a CDS encoding DUF732 domain-containing protein: MQHTVRSRTQVVALSLAMAAAPLLTACDAGGDMIAPLAVPPSQITDTRAQSGDLPPESAMTAPGRTGSLTLTGQQQGYLDALRSSGVTPSSDLLALSIGSYVCQARAAKQNDQAVWDFVLPLVRSDVRARHSGATVAPGEVDSATSDYIRIATERLC, encoded by the coding sequence GTGCAGCACACGGTTCGGTCGAGGACGCAGGTCGTCGCGCTATCGCTCGCGATGGCCGCTGCGCCGTTGCTGACCGCATGTGACGCCGGTGGGGACATGATCGCGCCCCTGGCCGTGCCGCCTTCGCAAATCACCGACACCAGGGCGCAGTCGGGTGATCTGCCGCCCGAGTCGGCGATGACCGCGCCCGGGCGCACCGGGTCGTTGACGCTCACCGGCCAGCAGCAGGGTTATCTCGATGCGCTCCGTTCCTCGGGCGTGACGCCGTCGAGTGATCTGCTGGCCCTGTCCATCGGGTCGTATGTGTGCCAGGCCCGGGCTGCCAAGCAGAATGACCAGGCGGTGTGGGATTTCGTACTGCCGCTGGTGCGCAGCGATGTGCGTGCCAGGCACTCGGGCGCGACGGTTGCGCCCGGGGAGGTCGACTCGGCGACCTCCGACTACATCCGCATCGCAACCGAACGACTCTGCTAG
- the pks13 gene encoding polyketide synthase Pks13 (Pks13 is a key enzyme in mycolic acid biosynthesis.) — MDENHSDSNLPEGTEPAGRPAPRTDMTVNEMREWLRNWVANATGQSADAIDESTPMVELGLSSRDAVAMASDIEDLTGVTLTATVAFRHPTIESLATVIIEGEPEPEPYDENEDWSRTRDVEDIAVVGVATRFPGDLNTPDEMWEALLQGKDCITDLPEDRWTEFLDEPRIAERVKKARTRGGYLTDIKGFDSEFFALSKMEADNIDPQQRMALELTWEALEHARIPASSLRGESVGVYIGSSTNDYSFLAMSDPSIAHPYAITGTASSIIANRVSYFYDFRGPSVAIDTACSSSLVATHQGVQALRAGEADVAIVGGVNALVTPLVTVGFDEVGGVLAPDGRIKSFSSDADGYARSEGGGMLVLKRISDARRDGDQILAVIAGSAVNHDGRSNGLLAPNPDAQAEVLRKAYKDAGINPRDVDYIEAHGTGTILGDPIEADALGRIVGKGRPADKPALLGAVKSNLGHLESAAGAASLAKMTLALANDKLPPSINYAGPNPYIDFEKERLKVNDTVSDWPRYSGKAIAGVSGFGFGGANAHVVMREVLASDLVEPEPEPAPEAKAEKTDADAVYVGGVRMDEYGEFIDEDEPAEGGDAYPSYDEDSYELPGMTEAAQRLLEQAREELAAKEAEEPTKQLVPLAVSAFLTSRKRQAAAELADWIDSPEGRASSLESIGRSLSRRNHGRSRAVVLAHDHDEAIKGLRALAEGKQHPSVLSADGPVTNGPVWVLAGFGAQHRKMGKSLYLRNEVFAEWINKVDALIQDERGYSILELILDDNVDYTDATCEYPIEVVQLVIFAIQIALGELLRHHGAKPAAVVGQSLGEAAASYFAGGLSLADATRTICSRSHLMGEGEAMLFGEYIRLMALVEYSADEIKTVFSDYPDLEVCVYAAPTQTVIGGPPDQVDAIIARAESEGKFARKFQTKGASHTQQMDPLLGELAAELQGIEPKPLTTGYFSTVHEGTFIRPGSAPIHDVDYWKKGLRHSVYFTQGIRNAVDNGHTTFLELAPNPVALMQVGLTTASAGLHDAQLIATLARKQDEVESMISAMAQLYVHGHDLDFRTLFPRRSKGLAGALDFANIPPTRFKRKEHWLPAHFTGDSSAVMPGNHVATPDGRHVWEFVPRGKTDLAALVKAAAAQVLPDAKLAAFEQRAVPADNARLVTTLTRHPGGATVQVHARVEESFTLVYDAIVARANGAGVTALPVAVGAGVAVSGDVAGEGAGASVIEDDEPDAEILQDNLTAGAGMGADFQKWDPNSGETIGQRLGTIVGAAMGYEPEDLPWEVPLIELGLDSLMAVRIKNRVEYDFDLPPIQLTAVRDANLYNVEELIRYAIEHRDEVEQIAESQKGKTAEEIAAEQSELLGGASTVAELEAKLAEAGHPLATKDSEDSEESTAGAAEAAAAEASAVEGLEIPPPPTDPTGPGGAPIPPPPSDPSGPAQAASATDAPAGTVNKATAAAAAAKVLTQEAVTEALGADVPPRDAAERVTFATWAIVTGKSPGGIFNELPTVSEETAKKMAERLSERAEGTITVEDVLGAKTIEELATTVREQLEEGVVDGFVRTLRPPKEGSNAVPLFVFHPAGGSTVVYEPLMKRLPADVPVYGLERVEGSIEERAAEYVPKLLEMHKGPFVLAGWSLGGALAYACAIGLKQSGADVRFVGLIDTVLPGEPIDQSKEGMRARWDRYARFAERTFNVEIPAIPYEELEKLDDEGQVKYVLEIVKESGVQIPGGIIEHQRTSYLDNRALDTVDIKPYDGHVTLYMADRYHDDAIVFEPAYATRKPDGGWGSFVSDLEVVHIGGEHIQAIDEPYIAKVGAHMSEALNRIEAQASKEDGAK, encoded by the coding sequence ATGGATGAAAACCACAGCGATTCGAATCTTCCAGAGGGCACCGAGCCCGCTGGCCGGCCGGCTCCGCGTACCGACATGACCGTCAACGAGATGCGGGAGTGGCTGCGCAACTGGGTGGCCAACGCCACCGGGCAGTCGGCGGACGCGATCGACGAGTCGACCCCGATGGTCGAACTCGGCCTGTCCTCGCGCGATGCGGTCGCGATGGCCAGCGACATCGAGGACCTCACCGGTGTGACGCTGACGGCCACCGTCGCGTTCCGCCACCCCACGATCGAGTCGCTGGCGACGGTGATCATCGAAGGTGAGCCCGAACCCGAACCGTACGACGAAAACGAGGACTGGTCGCGCACGCGCGATGTCGAGGACATCGCTGTCGTCGGCGTGGCCACGCGTTTCCCGGGCGACCTGAACACGCCCGACGAGATGTGGGAGGCCCTGCTCCAGGGCAAGGACTGCATCACCGATCTGCCCGAGGACCGGTGGACGGAGTTCCTCGACGAGCCCCGCATCGCCGAGCGCGTCAAGAAGGCCCGCACGCGCGGCGGTTACCTCACGGACATCAAGGGTTTCGACTCCGAGTTCTTCGCGCTGTCGAAGATGGAAGCCGACAACATCGACCCGCAGCAGCGCATGGCGCTGGAACTGACGTGGGAAGCGTTGGAGCACGCCAGGATTCCCGCGTCGAGCCTGCGCGGCGAGAGCGTCGGCGTGTACATCGGCAGCTCGACCAACGACTACAGCTTCCTGGCGATGAGCGATCCGTCGATCGCGCATCCCTACGCCATCACGGGCACCGCGAGCTCGATCATCGCCAACCGGGTGTCGTACTTCTACGACTTCCGCGGCCCGTCCGTGGCGATCGACACCGCGTGCTCCAGCTCGCTGGTCGCCACCCACCAGGGTGTGCAGGCACTGCGCGCCGGTGAGGCCGACGTCGCGATCGTCGGCGGTGTCAACGCTCTGGTGACCCCGCTGGTGACGGTCGGTTTCGACGAGGTCGGCGGCGTGCTCGCGCCGGACGGCCGCATCAAGTCGTTCTCGTCGGACGCCGACGGCTACGCCCGCTCCGAGGGCGGCGGCATGCTTGTGCTCAAACGGATCTCGGACGCGCGCCGCGACGGCGACCAGATCCTCGCGGTGATCGCGGGCAGCGCGGTCAACCACGACGGCCGGTCCAACGGTCTGCTCGCCCCGAATCCCGACGCGCAGGCCGAGGTGCTGCGCAAGGCGTACAAGGACGCTGGCATCAATCCGCGCGACGTCGACTACATCGAGGCGCACGGCACCGGCACCATCCTTGGTGACCCGATCGAGGCCGACGCTCTCGGCCGCATCGTCGGCAAGGGTCGCCCCGCCGACAAGCCGGCTCTGCTCGGCGCGGTGAAATCCAATCTGGGACACCTGGAATCGGCCGCGGGCGCGGCGAGCCTGGCCAAGATGACGCTGGCGCTCGCCAACGACAAGCTGCCCCCGTCCATCAACTACGCCGGGCCCAACCCTTACATCGACTTCGAGAAGGAACGTCTCAAGGTCAACGACACCGTCTCGGACTGGCCGCGCTACAGCGGCAAGGCCATCGCGGGTGTCTCCGGCTTCGGCTTCGGCGGCGCCAACGCGCACGTGGTGATGCGTGAGGTCCTGGCCAGCGACCTGGTGGAACCCGAGCCCGAACCCGCTCCAGAGGCCAAGGCCGAGAAGACCGACGCCGACGCGGTTTACGTCGGTGGCGTGCGGATGGACGAGTACGGGGAGTTCATCGACGAGGATGAGCCTGCCGAGGGCGGTGACGCCTACCCGAGCTATGACGAGGATTCCTACGAGCTGCCCGGGATGACCGAGGCCGCGCAGCGCCTGCTGGAGCAGGCCCGCGAAGAGCTCGCTGCCAAGGAGGCCGAAGAACCCACCAAGCAGCTTGTCCCGCTTGCGGTTTCGGCGTTCCTGACCTCGCGCAAGCGGCAGGCCGCGGCCGAGTTGGCCGACTGGATCGACAGCCCCGAGGGTCGCGCGTCGTCGCTGGAGTCGATCGGGCGTTCGCTGTCGCGGCGCAACCACGGCCGTTCGCGCGCGGTGGTGCTCGCCCACGACCACGACGAGGCGATCAAGGGTCTGCGTGCACTTGCCGAGGGCAAGCAGCATCCCAGCGTGCTCTCGGCCGACGGACCCGTGACCAACGGACCGGTGTGGGTGCTCGCGGGATTCGGTGCGCAGCACCGCAAGATGGGCAAGAGCCTGTACCTGCGCAACGAGGTCTTCGCCGAGTGGATCAACAAGGTCGACGCGCTGATCCAGGACGAGCGCGGCTACTCGATCCTCGAGCTGATCCTCGACGACAACGTCGACTACACCGACGCCACGTGCGAGTACCCCATCGAAGTGGTCCAGTTGGTGATCTTCGCCATCCAGATCGCGCTCGGTGAGCTGCTCCGTCACCACGGCGCGAAACCCGCTGCGGTGGTGGGACAGTCACTCGGCGAGGCGGCCGCGTCGTACTTCGCGGGCGGTCTTTCGCTCGCGGATGCCACCCGCACCATCTGCTCGCGCAGCCATCTCATGGGTGAGGGCGAGGCGATGCTGTTCGGCGAGTACATCCGGCTGATGGCGCTCGTGGAGTACTCGGCCGACGAGATCAAGACGGTGTTCTCGGATTACCCGGACCTGGAGGTGTGCGTCTACGCGGCACCGACCCAGACCGTGATCGGCGGCCCGCCGGATCAGGTGGACGCGATCATCGCGCGCGCCGAATCCGAGGGGAAGTTCGCCCGCAAGTTCCAGACCAAGGGCGCCAGCCACACGCAGCAGATGGACCCGCTGCTCGGCGAACTCGCGGCCGAACTGCAGGGTATCGAGCCGAAACCGCTGACCACCGGCTACTTCTCGACCGTGCACGAGGGCACGTTCATCCGCCCGGGCAGCGCGCCGATCCACGACGTGGACTACTGGAAGAAGGGCCTGCGCCACAGCGTCTACTTCACCCAGGGCATCCGCAACGCCGTCGACAACGGCCACACCACGTTCCTCGAGCTGGCGCCGAACCCGGTGGCGCTCATGCAGGTCGGCCTCACGACGGCCAGCGCGGGTCTGCACGACGCGCAGCTGATCGCGACACTGGCCCGCAAGCAGGACGAGGTCGAGTCGATGATCTCGGCCATGGCGCAGCTCTATGTGCACGGCCACGATCTGGACTTCCGCACGCTGTTCCCGCGCCGGTCCAAGGGCCTGGCCGGGGCGCTGGACTTCGCCAACATCCCGCCGACGCGGTTCAAGCGCAAGGAGCACTGGCTGCCCGCGCACTTCACCGGTGACAGCTCGGCGGTCATGCCCGGCAACCACGTGGCCACGCCGGACGGCCGCCACGTGTGGGAGTTCGTGCCGCGGGGCAAGACCGACCTGGCCGCGCTCGTGAAAGCCGCTGCCGCGCAGGTGCTCCCGGACGCGAAGCTTGCAGCCTTCGAGCAGCGCGCGGTCCCGGCCGACAACGCCCGGCTGGTCACCACGCTCACGCGGCACCCCGGTGGTGCCACGGTGCAGGTGCACGCACGCGTCGAGGAGTCCTTCACGCTGGTCTACGACGCCATCGTGGCGCGGGCGAACGGCGCGGGCGTCACGGCACTTCCGGTCGCGGTGGGCGCGGGTGTCGCGGTGTCCGGCGACGTCGCCGGCGAGGGTGCCGGGGCGTCGGTGATCGAGGACGACGAACCCGACGCCGAGATCCTGCAGGACAACCTGACCGCCGGTGCGGGCATGGGTGCGGACTTCCAGAAGTGGGATCCGAACTCGGGCGAGACCATCGGCCAGCGGCTCGGCACGATCGTCGGCGCCGCAATGGGTTACGAGCCCGAGGACCTGCCGTGGGAGGTGCCGCTCATCGAGCTGGGCCTCGACTCGCTGATGGCGGTGCGCATCAAGAACCGCGTCGAGTACGACTTCGACCTGCCGCCGATCCAGCTGACCGCGGTGCGTGACGCGAACCTCTACAACGTCGAGGAACTGATCAGGTACGCGATCGAGCACCGCGACGAGGTCGAGCAGATCGCCGAGTCGCAGAAGGGCAAGACGGCCGAGGAGATCGCGGCCGAGCAGTCCGAACTGCTGGGCGGTGCGAGCACCGTGGCCGAGCTGGAGGCCAAGCTGGCCGAGGCCGGTCATCCGTTGGCGACCAAGGACTCTGAGGACTCTGAGGAAAGCACGGCAGGTGCTGCCGAAGCCGCAGCCGCCGAGGCCTCGGCGGTCGAGGGTCTGGAGATCCCGCCCCCGCCGACCGATCCCACGGGACCCGGTGGCGCGCCGATCCCGCCGCCGCCGAGTGACCCGTCGGGCCCGGCGCAGGCCGCGTCTGCGACCGACGCTCCGGCGGGCACCGTGAACAAGGCGACCGCAGCCGCGGCCGCGGCGAAGGTGCTCACGCAGGAGGCGGTCACCGAGGCGCTGGGCGCCGACGTGCCGCCGCGTGACGCGGCCGAGCGCGTGACGTTCGCGACGTGGGCGATCGTGACCGGCAAGTCGCCGGGCGGCATCTTCAACGAGTTGCCCACGGTGAGCGAGGAGACCGCGAAGAAGATGGCCGAGCGGCTGTCCGAGCGGGCCGAGGGCACCATCACCGTCGAGGACGTGCTGGGCGCCAAGACCATCGAGGAACTGGCCACCACCGTCCGCGAACAGCTCGAAGAGGGTGTGGTCGACGGGTTCGTGCGTACGCTGCGTCCCCCGAAAGAGGGTTCGAACGCTGTGCCGCTGTTCGTGTTCCACCCGGCCGGTGGTTCGACGGTGGTCTACGAACCGCTCATGAAGCGCCTGCCCGCGGACGTGCCGGTGTACGGCCTCGAACGTGTCGAGGGCTCGATCGAAGAACGTGCCGCCGAGTACGTGCCGAAGCTGCTGGAGATGCACAAGGGCCCGTTCGTCCTGGCCGGCTGGTCGCTGGGCGGTGCGCTGGCCTACGCGTGCGCGATCGGCCTCAAGCAGTCCGGTGCCGACGTGCGGTTCGTGGGGCTCATCGACACCGTGCTCCCGGGCGAGCCGATCGACCAGAGCAAGGAGGGCATGCGGGCCCGCTGGGACCGCTACGCCCGGTTCGCCGAGCGCACGTTCAACGTCGAGATCCCGGCGATCCCGTACGAGGAACTGGAGAAGCTCGACGACGAGGGCCAGGTGAAGTACGTCCTGGAGATCGTCAAGGAGAGCGGCGTGCAGATCCCCGGCGGCATCATCGAGCACCAGCGCACGTCCTACCTGGATAACCGCGCGCTCGACACCGTCGACATCAAGCCGTACGACGGTCACGTCACGCTGTACATGGCCGATCGCTACCACGACGACGCGATCGTGTTCGAACCCGCGTACGCGACCCGCAAACCCGACGGCGGCTGGGGCTCGTTCGTGTCCGACCTGGAGGTCGTGCACATCGGGGGCGAACACATTCAGGCCATCGATGAGCCGTACATTGCGAAGGTTGGTGCGCACATGAGTGAGGCGCTCAACCGCATCGAGGCTCAGGCGAGCAAGGAGGATGGGGCCAAGTGA
- the culp6 gene encoding carboxylesterase Culp6, translating into MAKNARRKRHRILALIAAAAMALVVVLVVTIVVVIMRRPDTPATPPPSAEPPGGVVVPPGTRKPRPEFQSADCPDVMMVSIPGTWESSPTDDPFNPTQFPLSLMSNISKPLAEQFGPDRLQVYTTPYTAQFHNPFAADKQMSYNDSRAEGMRTTVKAMTDMNDRCPLTSYVIAGFSQGAVIAGDIASDIGNGRGPVDEDLVLGVTLIADGRREMGVGQDVGPNPAGQGAEITLHEVPALSALGLTMTGPRPGGFGALNNRTNQICGSGDLICSAPEQAFSVFNLPKTLETLSGSAAGPVHALYNTPQFWVENGQTATQWTLEWARNLVENAPHPKHG; encoded by the coding sequence ATGGCAAAGAACGCTCGGCGTAAGCGCCACCGCATCCTGGCCCTGATCGCCGCCGCGGCGATGGCCCTCGTCGTGGTGCTCGTGGTGACGATCGTGGTCGTGATCATGCGCCGTCCGGACACCCCGGCCACCCCGCCGCCCAGCGCGGAACCGCCCGGTGGCGTCGTGGTGCCTCCCGGCACGCGCAAACCGCGCCCGGAGTTCCAGTCGGCCGACTGCCCGGACGTGATGATGGTCTCGATCCCGGGCACGTGGGAGTCCTCGCCGACCGACGACCCGTTCAACCCCACGCAGTTCCCGCTGTCGCTGATGTCGAACATCAGCAAGCCGCTGGCCGAGCAGTTCGGCCCGGACCGTCTGCAGGTGTACACCACGCCGTACACCGCGCAGTTCCACAACCCGTTCGCGGCGGACAAGCAGATGTCCTACAACGACAGTCGCGCGGAGGGCATGCGGACGACGGTCAAGGCCATGACCGACATGAACGACCGCTGCCCGCTCACCAGCTATGTGATCGCCGGGTTCTCGCAGGGCGCGGTGATCGCGGGTGACATCGCCAGCGACATCGGCAACGGGCGCGGCCCGGTGGACGAGGACCTGGTGCTCGGTGTGACGTTGATCGCCGACGGCCGTCGCGAGATGGGCGTCGGGCAGGACGTCGGGCCCAACCCGGCGGGGCAGGGTGCGGAGATCACGCTGCACGAGGTGCCCGCGCTGTCGGCGCTGGGGCTGACCATGACGGGGCCGCGCCCCGGCGGGTTCGGCGCGCTGAACAACCGCACCAACCAGATCTGCGGTTCGGGCGACCTGATCTGCTCGGCTCCTGAACAGGCCTTCTCCGTCTTCAACCTGCCCAAGACCCTCGAGACGCTGTCGGGCAGCGCCGCGGGACCTGTGCACGCGCTGTACAACACACCGCAGTTCTGGGTCGAGAACGGGCAAACCGCCACGCAGTGGACGCTCGAATGGGCCCGCAATCTTGTCGAAAATGCGCCTCATCCGAAACACGGTTGA